The following proteins are encoded in a genomic region of Cryptomeria japonica chromosome 11, Sugi_1.0, whole genome shotgun sequence:
- the LOC131055876 gene encoding protein argonaute 2, giving the protein MEGGGNRGRGRGRGRAEQQRRQPQPQGSGQGRAGRVDPRPNYARAAGFPPVSGPSQATPVGQGRCQGPPQAWGRGKQQQLAPRPSVPPGMNPCLAIEKASKKMAEVNIQEPLAPVNVPQISGTSPSTSTGSSDKKLNSGDRKPMRRPDAGGKIGSKQIRLFANHFKVEFQPAQQIFHYDVKITRQSVKNSSSKRGGKQKAGLGASTAEVQDMAITVSRADAEEIKNKLVTENCVAFRNAMPVYDGKKNLYSAIELPEGDFTVKLPNGEGSDVKEYKVTLKLANTLDGHRLAEFLDRNIGDHVTVQQEMLQALDLVVREHPSSSRIIMGRNLYEKRENLQKSLTSGIVAASGFSMSVRPTAQGLSLNVDFSAVAFHATIDVLDYLWQNRRINCKPNKELDQNERLEAESALKGLKVAVKHRVTKQKYTVWRLTKEITRELKLNIEENGQQKQSISLVDYYRQRYNVDIKYKLLPCLDLSKHSDRPNYVPMELCQICEGQRFPKDNLSATQLKTLRSIACPQVHQRQQKIKRIMGLDDGPRCGPYLPHFQITVYAEMTRVTARVLDAPELRLGDRGQLRRIIPRPDERKWNLLKSHVFDGKNIERWGIIHFANQEPGKQTRMVVNNFCNAMVNRFQTLGINMHTNPMINKSDEMAKFDNVAQLKQTLTEIYTSSQGKLQILICIMQEKHAGYKSLKLICETEIGLVTQCCLWDNVKRCGDTKYSSQYLANFALKVNAKVGGSNAALNPVSTQLPRFGNSHVVYFGADVNHPGKRDEISPSIVAVVMSINWPESNRYVVKIRCQKNRQEYISELGDMSKELLTKYLDKNKKLPQRIIFFRDGVSEGQFHIVLNHEVEALKEAFRQFGEAYNPIISFIVAQKRHHTRLFPVDDRNTCMPHNVPPGTVVDTSIVHPREFDFYLCSHYGLLGTSKPTYYHVLWDENQFSSDELQTLIYNLCYTFAKCTKPVSLVPPIYYADLAAYRGRLYVEGSSSSSSSDSIGIPKINVGVENFMFFI; this is encoded by the exons ATGGAGGGAGGAGGAAATAGAGGGCGAGGCAGAGGAAGAGGACGAGCAGAGCAACAACGACGGCAACCGCAGCCTCAGGGGAGTGGTCAAGGGAGAGCTGGGAGAGTCGATCCCCGGCCGAATTATGCTAGAGCCGCTGGGTTTCCGCCTGTCTCTGGTCCAAGCCAAGCTACACCAGTCGGTCAAGGAAGATGTCAAGGCCCTCCTCAGGCATGGGGACGAGGAAAGCAACAGCAATTAGCCCCGAGACCTTCTGTTCCGCCTG GAATGAATCCATGTTTGGCTATTGAGAAAGCCTCGAAGAAAATGGCTGAGGTAAACATTCAAGAGCCCCTGGCCCCAGTTAACGTTCCACAGATTTCTGGTACTAGCCCTAGCACCAGTACCGGTAGTAGTGATAAAAAACTGAACTCAGGAGATCGGAAGCCTATGAGGAGGCCCGATGCTGGAGGGAAAATTGGGTCTAAACAGATTCGCCTCTTTGCTAATCATTTCAAGGTCGAATTTCAGCCCGCTCAACAGATCTTCCATTATGATGTGAAGATAACACGCCAGTCTGTCAAAAATAGTTCTTCCAAACGTGGAGGAAAGCAGAAAGCAGGCCTTGGTGCTTCTACCGCCGAGGTTCAAGACATGGCGATCACTGTGTCTAGGGCAGATGCAGAAGAGATTAAAAACAAACTGGTTACAGAGAATTGTGTGGCTTTCCGTAATGCAATGCCTGTTTATGATGGCAAAAAGAACCTGTACAGTGCAATCGAATTGCCAGAGGGTGATTTTACCGTGAAGCTCCCTAATGGGGAAGGCAGTGATGTTAAAGAATATAAGGTGACTTTAAAGCTAGCCAACACGCTGGACGGGCATAGACTAGCAGAGTTTCTTGATAGAAATATAGGCGACCATGTGACCGTGCAACAGGAAATGTTGCAGGCGTTGGATCTGGTAGTAAGGGAGCATCCCAGCAGCAGCCGGATAATCATGGGGCGGAATCTTTACGAGAAGCGTGAAAATTTGCAGAAATCTCTTACGAGTGGCATTGTTGCTGCAAGCGGGTTTTCAATGAGTGTCAGGCCTACGGCCCAGGGGCTATCTCTTAATGTGGATTTTTCTGCAGTGGCTTTCCATGCAACAATAGATGTATTAGATTATTTGTGGCAGAATCGACGTATTAATTGCAAACCAAACAAAGAACTCGATCAAAATGAGCGACTGGAGGCTGAAAGTGCTCTGAAGGGTTTGAAGGTGGCTGTCAAACATAGGGTCACAAAGCAAAAATACACCGTGTGGAGACTGACTAAAGAAATTACCAGAGAGCTCAAGTTGAACATTGAAGAAAATGGGCAGCAGAAGCAGAGCATTAGCCTTGTAGATTACTATCGGCAGCGTTACAATGTGGACATCAAGTACAAACTGCTTCCTTGTTTGGACCTGAGCAAGCATTCTGACAGACCTAATTATGTTCCCATGGAGTTGTGCCAAATTTGTGAAGGGCAGAGGTTTCCGAAGGATAATCTCAGTGCAACTCAGCTAAAAACTTTGCGGAGCATAGCTTGTCCCCAAGTGCACCAGAGGCAACAAAAAATTAAACGAATCATGGGACTAGACGATGGACCTAGATG TGGCCCATATCTACCCCATTTTCAAATAACAGTGTATGCAGAAATGACACGAGTGACAGCACGGGTGCTAGATGCACCCGAGCTGAGGCTGGGTGACCGGGGGCAACTTAGACGTATTATTCCACGGCCAGATGAGAGGAAATGGAACCTGCTTAAAAGCCATGTTTTTGACGGAAAAAACATTGAGAGATGGGGAATCATACATTTTGCAAATCAGGAGCCAGGAAAGCAGACTCGTATGGTGGTGAATAATTTCTGCAATGCCATGGTGAACAGGTTCCAAACCCTAGGCATcaacatgcatacaaacccaatgATCAATAAATCAGATGAAATGGCCAAGTTTGATAATGTGGCACAGCTGAAACAGACTCTGACTGAAATATACACCAGTAGCCAAGGGAAGTTACAAATTTTGATATGTATTATGCAGGAAAAGCACGCTGGCTACAAAAGCCTCAAGCTTATCTGTGAGACAGAAATAGGCCTGGTAACGCAATGCTGTTTGTGGGATAATGTCAAAAGGTGTGGTGATACAAAATACAGTTCTCAGTATTTGGCAAATTTTGCTCTCAAGGTCAATGCCAAAGTAGGCGGGAGTAATGCAGCGCTCAACCCAGTTTCCACCCAGTTACCACGCTTTGGGAACTCTCACGTGGTGTACTTTGGAGCAGACGTGAATCATCCAGGCAAGCGAGATGAAATAAGCCCGTCAATTGTTGCTGTTGTAATGAGCATCAACTGGCCCGAATCCAACCGTTATGTGGTCAAAATCCGATGCCAGAAAAACCGTCAGGAATACATTTCAGAGCTAGGAGACATGTCTAAGGAATTGCTAACCAAGTATCTCGACAAGAACAAAAAGTTGCCCCAAAGGATTATCTTTTTCAGAGACGGGGTGAGCGAGGGACAATTCCACATAGTCCTAAACCATGAGGTAGAAGCCTTGAAAGAGGCATTCAGGCAATTTGGAGAAGCGTATAATCCGATTATTTCGTTCATAGTAGCGCAGAAGCGTCATCACACAAGGCTGTTCCCCGTGGACGATAGGAACACTTGTATGCCACACAATGTGCCACCTGGTACAGTCGTGGACACTTCAATAGTTCACCCAAGGGAATTTGACTTCTATCTGTGCAGTCACTATGGTCTGCTAGGCACCAGCAAGCCAACTTATTATCATGTTCTTTGGGACGAGAATCAGTTTAGTTCCGATGAGTTGCAGACACTCATCTATAATCTGTGTTACACATTTGCTAAGTGCACAAAGCCCGTCTCACTGGTGCCTCCCATTTATTACGCTGATCTGGCAGCCTACAGAGGCCGACTGTATGTCGAAGgctcttcgtcttcttcttcttcagactCTATCGGTATTCCGAAGATCAACGTTGGGGTCGAGAATTTCATGTTTTTTATCTGA